The following proteins come from a genomic window of Planctomycetota bacterium:
- a CDS encoding DNA polymerase subunit beta encodes MVAKIPIDNDAITAFCRKWKVRELSLFGSVLRDDFKPESDVDVLVVFEPEAPWSLWDWPDMMDELQAMFGHPVDLVEKAGLRNPFLRHEILNTRKQIYVAPQ; translated from the coding sequence ATGGTTGCGAAGATTCCCATCGACAACGACGCGATCACCGCCTTCTGTCGCAAGTGGAAGGTGCGCGAGCTGTCGCTCTTCGGCTCCGTGCTCCGCGATGATTTCAAACCCGAAAGCGACGTCGACGTGCTGGTCGTCTTCGAGCCGGAGGCGCCCTGGAGTCTCTGGGACTGGCCGGACATGATGGACGAACTACAGGCGATGTTCGGACATCCCGTTGATCTGGTCGAAAAGGCCGGTCTTCGTAATCCGTTCTTGAGGCATGAGATTCTCAATACGCGGAAGCAGATTTATGTCGCGCCGCAATGA
- a CDS encoding DUF86 domain-containing protein, with amino-acid sequence MRFSIRGSRFMSRRNDQVYLWDMRLYAARARAYVQGRSFDEYQENEMLRMAVERCVMTVGEAAFKVSKQFKDEHPDIPWVKIIAQRHRLVHDYGNIANDRIWEVASVHAAELIELLDQVISPPPPDLEPESD; translated from the coding sequence ATGAGATTCTCAATACGCGGAAGCAGATTTATGTCGCGCCGCAATGATCAAGTCTATCTTTGGGACATGCGCCTCTACGCCGCCCGTGCGCGCGCCTATGTGCAAGGCCGGTCCTTCGACGAGTACCAAGAGAACGAAATGCTGCGCATGGCGGTCGAACGATGCGTGATGACCGTCGGGGAAGCAGCTTTCAAAGTCAGTAAGCAGTTCAAGGATGAACATCCCGACATCCCCTGGGTCAAGATCATTGCACAACGTCATCGTCTCGTGCACGACTACGGAAATATCGCGAACGATCGAATCTGGGAAGTCGCCTCGGTACATGCGGCGGAACTGATCGAATTGCTCGATCAGGTCATCTCGCCCCCTCCACCCGATCTAGAACCGGAATCCGATTAA
- a CDS encoding aspartate kinase, whose product MSTKVCKFGGSSLADANQILKVKAIVEADPGRRYVVPSAPGKRSKHDQKITDLLYLCHEHARQGLPYDQVFDLIAERYNGIVKDLGLTLDMKPHLDEVRARIADEGPDYTASRGEALNGLIIAEVLGYDYVDAADIVHFDVNGRFDPHTTQESVSRRLAKHDRAVVPGFYGSLPDGRVKTFSRGGSDISGAIVARGVNAKVYENWTDVSGMLMADPRVVDNPLPISVVTYKELRELAYMGATVLHDEAIFPVRQAGIPVNIRNTNQPEDDGTMIVPSDTNLPVTGAITGIAGRKDFTIIALEKALMNAELGYGRRLLEVLEDSEVSFEHMPSGIDTISLVIANSQLDGKLDAVLEGIRHACKPDALDVTPNMALIATVGRGMAHHPGMAAKLFSALAQSGINIRMIDQGSSELNIICGVEADDFENAIRAIYKAFVA is encoded by the coding sequence ATGTCCACCAAAGTCTGCAAGTTCGGCGGTTCGTCCCTCGCGGATGCGAACCAGATTCTCAAGGTCAAGGCCATCGTCGAGGCGGACCCCGGCCGGCGGTACGTCGTGCCGTCGGCCCCGGGCAAGCGGTCCAAGCATGATCAGAAGATCACCGACCTCTTGTACCTCTGTCATGAACACGCCAGACAGGGCCTGCCCTACGATCAGGTCTTCGATCTGATCGCGGAGCGATACAACGGCATCGTCAAGGATCTGGGGCTCACGCTGGACATGAAGCCGCACCTTGACGAGGTGCGCGCCCGCATCGCCGATGAAGGCCCCGACTACACCGCCAGCCGCGGCGAAGCCCTCAACGGACTCATCATCGCCGAGGTGCTCGGCTATGACTACGTTGATGCCGCCGACATCGTGCACTTCGACGTCAACGGCCGCTTCGACCCGCACACGACGCAGGAGTCCGTGTCGCGCCGGCTCGCCAAACATGACCGCGCGGTCGTGCCCGGTTTCTACGGCTCGCTGCCCGACGGGCGCGTCAAGACGTTCAGCCGCGGCGGGTCCGACATCAGCGGCGCGATCGTCGCGCGCGGCGTCAACGCCAAGGTCTACGAAAACTGGACCGATGTCTCGGGCATGCTCATGGCCGACCCGCGCGTCGTCGACAATCCGCTGCCCATCTCCGTCGTGACCTACAAGGAGCTGCGCGAACTGGCGTACATGGGCGCGACCGTGCTGCACGATGAAGCCATCTTCCCCGTCCGGCAGGCCGGCATTCCCGTCAATATCCGCAACACCAATCAGCCCGAAGACGACGGCACCATGATCGTCCCTTCCGACACGAACCTCCCCGTCACCGGCGCGATCACCGGCATCGCCGGGCGCAAGGACTTCACCATCATCGCCCTCGAAAAGGCCCTGATGAACGCCGAGCTCGGCTACGGGCGACGCCTGCTCGAAGTCCTCGAAGACAGCGAAGTGAGCTTCGAGCACATGCCCTCGGGCATCGACACGATCAGTCTCGTCATCGCCAACAGCCAGCTCGACGGCAAGCTCGACGCCGTGCTCGAGGGCATCCGTCACGCCTGCAAGCCCGATGCGCTGGACGTCACGCCGAACATGGCGCTGATCGCCACCGTCGGCCGAGGCATGGCGCATCACCCCGGCATGGCGGCGAAACTCTTTTCCGCGCTCGCCCAGTCCGGCATCAACATCCGCATGATCGATCAGGGCTCCAGCGAACTGAACATCATCTGCGGCGTCGAGGCCGACGACTTCGAAAACGCCATCCGCGCGATTTACAAGGCCTTCGTCGCGTAA
- a CDS encoding glycosyltransferase, giving the protein MSKDYRVLIIAEQANPEQVSVPLEGWCHYQAVRRRCNAHLVTQIRNREAVERAGLTDPADVTFIDSEKIARPMYHLAQKLRGGANKGWTTITAMVNVSYYYFEHLFWQKFGPAIREHKYDLVHRITPLSPTMASLIAARCHRAGVPFVMGPMNGGLPWPREFDTERRREKEWLSYIRSAYKLLPGHRSTLRSAKAIIAGSGSTLSQFDQRYHDKCVYIPENGIVPERFQLCVEREPALPLRLAFIGRIVPYKGAHMVLEAAAPLIRDNKIVVDIIGDGPDKPRLERIIEEQKIAHGVTLAGWVPHAKLQERLVQSDVLSFPSIREFGGAVVLEAMAVGLVPLIVDYGGPSELVTASTGFKVPVGTPDQIVASVRAVLEKLVADPQQLVEMRTLARQRVFDKFTWDAKAAMTLEVYRWAIGDRKDKPDWGLPLPDAAPAPAPQSVTASA; this is encoded by the coding sequence ATGAGTAAAGACTACCGCGTGCTGATCATCGCCGAGCAGGCGAATCCCGAGCAGGTGAGCGTGCCGCTCGAGGGATGGTGCCACTATCAGGCCGTCCGCCGGCGATGCAACGCCCATCTCGTCACGCAGATTCGCAATCGCGAAGCCGTCGAACGCGCCGGCCTGACCGACCCGGCCGACGTGACCTTCATCGACTCCGAAAAAATCGCCCGCCCCATGTACCACCTCGCGCAGAAACTCCGCGGCGGGGCCAACAAGGGATGGACCACCATCACCGCGATGGTCAACGTCTCCTACTACTACTTCGAGCATCTGTTCTGGCAGAAATTCGGCCCGGCGATCCGCGAACACAAGTACGACCTGGTCCATCGCATCACGCCCCTGAGTCCGACCATGGCGAGTCTCATCGCCGCACGTTGCCACCGCGCGGGCGTCCCCTTCGTGATGGGCCCGATGAACGGCGGACTCCCGTGGCCCAGGGAGTTCGACACCGAACGCCGGCGCGAAAAGGAATGGCTCTCCTATATCCGCTCCGCCTACAAACTCCTGCCCGGACATCGCAGCACGCTCCGCAGCGCCAAGGCGATCATCGCCGGGTCCGGCTCCACCCTCTCGCAGTTCGACCAACGCTATCACGACAAGTGCGTCTACATCCCCGAGAACGGCATCGTGCCCGAGCGCTTCCAGTTGTGCGTCGAGCGCGAGCCGGCCCTGCCGCTCCGACTGGCGTTCATCGGCCGCATCGTCCCCTACAAGGGCGCCCACATGGTGCTCGAAGCCGCCGCGCCGCTGATCCGTGACAACAAGATCGTCGTGGACATCATCGGCGACGGTCCCGACAAGCCGCGCCTGGAGCGCATCATCGAAGAACAGAAAATCGCGCACGGCGTCACGCTCGCCGGCTGGGTCCCGCACGCCAAACTGCAGGAACGCCTCGTCCAATCCGATGTGCTTTCGTTCCCGAGCATTCGCGAATTCGGCGGCGCCGTCGTGCTCGAAGCCATGGCCGTCGGACTCGTCCCGCTGATCGTCGACTACGGCGGACCCAGCGAACTGGTCACCGCCTCCACCGGCTTCAAAGTCCCCGTCGGCACGCCCGATCAGATCGTCGCCTCCGTCCGAGCCGTGCTCGAAAAACTCGTCGCCGATCCGCAGCAGCTCGTCGAGATGCGCACGCTCGCCCGCCAGCGCGTGTTCGACAAGTTCACATGGGACGCCAAGGCCGCGATGACGCTCGAAGTCTACCGATGGGCGATCGGCGATCGGAAGGACAAGCCCGACTGGGGTCTGCCGCTGCCCGACGCCGCGCCCGCACCGGCCCCGCAATCCGTCACCGCATCCGCCTGA
- a CDS encoding glycosyltransferase, which produces MGRQGRDDARSLPMGDRRSEGQARLGSAAARRRARTGPAIRHRIRLMRRPMRLGYLIPEFPTQTHAFFWREQSALRELGVNITLISTRRPDRDLCQHDFAQEAHQQTIYCVPIPPVSSFGRLLLHPIRTMRALGYVAALRESSLKERLKALAYIPVAAHLVSIARAHQLDHIHVHSCANAAHVAAIARLLGSPPYSLTLHGDLPVYGRDHQSKMTRASIVTAVTRPLARSIVEQVGLPESRVPVIWMGVDPDIFTPVEHHDAAPGKLNIITVARLNHAKGHVHLLAAIAQLVSEGLDLHYTIVGQGKNQSAIEERIAELNLVDRVKLTGTLSESQVRDQVAQHDVFALPSIGLGEAAPVSVMEAMATGLPVVCSIIGGTPDMITHDVDGILCDQGAEDQLAAALRRLAQSPDLRRRIGKAARERAVRQFDYRKMAGELLREIEKSAPPDEA; this is translated from the coding sequence ATGGGACGCCAAGGCCGCGATGACGCTCGAAGTCTACCGATGGGCGATCGGCGATCGGAAGGACAAGCCCGACTGGGGTCTGCCGCTGCCCGACGCCGCGCCCGCACCGGCCCCGCAATCCGTCACCGCATCCGCCTGATGAGGAGGCCGATGAGACTCGGCTACTTGATCCCCGAATTCCCGACGCAGACGCACGCCTTCTTCTGGCGCGAACAGAGCGCGCTGCGCGAATTGGGCGTGAACATCACGCTCATCTCCACCCGCCGGCCGGACCGCGACCTCTGTCAGCACGACTTCGCCCAGGAAGCGCATCAACAGACGATCTACTGCGTGCCGATTCCGCCGGTCTCGAGCTTCGGTCGTTTGCTCCTGCATCCGATCCGCACCATGCGCGCCCTCGGCTACGTCGCGGCGCTCCGCGAATCGTCGCTGAAAGAACGCCTCAAGGCGCTGGCGTACATTCCCGTCGCAGCCCACCTTGTCAGCATCGCCCGGGCGCATCAGCTTGATCACATTCATGTCCACTCGTGCGCCAACGCGGCCCACGTCGCCGCCATCGCCCGCCTCCTCGGCTCGCCGCCCTACTCGCTGACGCTGCACGGCGACCTGCCGGTGTACGGGCGCGATCATCAATCCAAAATGACGCGCGCGTCGATCGTCACGGCCGTGACCCGACCGCTCGCCCGCAGCATCGTCGAACAGGTCGGCCTGCCGGAAAGCCGCGTGCCGGTGATCTGGATGGGCGTGGACCCGGACATTTTCACGCCGGTCGAACATCACGACGCCGCACCGGGCAAACTCAACATCATCACCGTCGCCCGACTCAATCACGCCAAGGGCCACGTCCATCTGCTCGCCGCCATCGCCCAGCTCGTCAGCGAAGGCCTGGACCTGCATTACACCATCGTCGGACAGGGCAAGAATCAGTCCGCCATCGAAGAGCGCATCGCCGAGTTGAACCTCGTCGATCGCGTGAAGCTCACCGGCACGCTCAGCGAATCGCAGGTGCGCGATCAGGTGGCGCAGCATGATGTGTTCGCCCTGCCGAGCATCGGGCTCGGCGAGGCGGCGCCGGTGTCGGTCATGGAGGCGATGGCGACCGGACTGCCGGTCGTGTGCTCGATCATCGGCGGGACGCCGGACATGATCACGCATGACGTGGACGGCATTCTGTGCGATCAGGGCGCGGAAGATCAGCTCGCCGCGGCGCTGCGTCGGCTCGCCCAGTCGCCGGACCTCCGCCGCCGCATCGGCAAGGCGGCGCGCGAGCGGGCGGTGCGGCAGTTCGACTACCGCAAGATGGCCGGTGAATTGCTGCGGGAAATCGAGAAGTCCGCGCCGCCGGACGAGGCGTAA
- a CDS encoding acetolactate synthase, protein MSQVPGSPVNFETEQGYGPPMCTQFSVFLDNRIGKMYELIETFDGQPLRLVALSVMDASDHSVVRLVTSRADRARELLENQQLPFTEAEILVVELGEDQRLTKLCLSLLGAELNIDYAYPLMVRPHGLPTIAIHCDDPVLAGQILARKGFCVVSEEELRDGSDHEPPLV, encoded by the coding sequence ATGTCGCAGGTTCCCGGTTCGCCCGTCAACTTCGAGACCGAGCAGGGCTACGGCCCGCCGATGTGCACGCAGTTCAGCGTGTTCCTCGATAACCGCATCGGCAAAATGTACGAGCTGATCGAAACCTTCGACGGACAACCGCTGCGCCTCGTCGCGCTGTCCGTGATGGACGCATCGGATCATTCGGTCGTGCGCCTTGTCACCTCCCGGGCCGACCGGGCGCGCGAACTGCTCGAAAATCAGCAGCTCCCTTTCACCGAAGCGGAGATCCTCGTCGTCGAACTCGGCGAAGATCAGCGGCTCACCAAGCTCTGCCTCTCGCTTTTGGGCGCGGAGTTGAACATCGACTACGCGTATCCATTGATGGTCCGCCCGCACGGTCTGCCGACGATCGCCATCCACTGCGACGACCCGGTGCTGGCGGGGCAGATTCTGGCGCGGAAGGGTTTTTGCGTGGTGAGCGAAGAGGAACTGCGCGACGGCTCCGACCACGAGCCGCCGCTGGTCTGA
- a CDS encoding proline--tRNA ligase translates to MRWTRCLIPTLRQTPAEAVVPSHQLMLRAGLIQQVAAGSYSYLPLGWRALHKAIEIVRQEMNRAGAVEVFLPTLQPIELWEKTGRRAAYGDNLFVVEDRHGREQALGPTHEEVITDLVRRTITSYRDLPLNLYQIQTKFRDEFRPRFGVMRSREFQMKDAYSFHLSLESLGETYEAMRDAYRRIFTRCGVAFVEVEAEAGPIGGNASHEFMVPSPTGEDTILASDKGNYAANMEKCETGPRQSDLAAAPTGELEKLHTPGCPGIEDVCAFFKKNLGTKLKTQNMLKTLVCKGDGRWIVAVVRGDHDLNEAKVKAACGLAALQLADEREARDAGFAIGFVGPHVAVGRHDITLVVDPDAAQGGFWVTGANETDHHVKHFNWQREVVAAGVEVKVADIRNAMHGDPSPKNDGGVLQASQGIEVGHVFKLGCKYSEALGLTVLDENQQTRSVIMGCYGIGVNRILAAALESEAGHDEGGIIWPMAIAPYQVILTPVRYEGQTKDVVDALYEKLTAAGIDVLLDDRDERPGVKFKDADLIGIPLRLTIGDKGLAAPGGAEIEFKPRTAEKPEMIKVDDAADKAIAFVRAAMENGK, encoded by the coding sequence ATGCGTTGGACCCGTTGCCTGATTCCGACCCTTCGTCAGACCCCCGCCGAGGCGGTCGTGCCTTCCCATCAGTTGATGCTCCGTGCGGGGCTGATTCAGCAGGTGGCGGCGGGCAGTTATTCGTACCTGCCGCTGGGCTGGCGGGCGCTGCACAAGGCCATCGAGATCGTGCGGCAGGAGATGAACCGGGCGGGGGCGGTCGAAGTGTTTTTGCCGACGCTTCAGCCGATCGAGCTTTGGGAAAAGACCGGCCGGCGCGCCGCCTATGGCGACAACCTCTTCGTCGTCGAAGACCGCCACGGGCGCGAGCAGGCGCTGGGCCCGACGCATGAGGAGGTCATCACCGACCTCGTCCGCCGCACCATCACAAGCTACCGCGATCTGCCCCTGAACCTGTATCAGATTCAGACCAAGTTCCGCGATGAGTTCCGCCCGCGCTTCGGCGTCATGCGCTCGCGCGAGTTTCAGATGAAGGACGCCTACAGCTTCCATCTGTCCCTCGAATCGCTGGGCGAAACCTACGAAGCGATGCGCGACGCCTACCGCCGCATCTTCACGCGCTGCGGCGTCGCCTTCGTCGAAGTCGAAGCCGAAGCCGGCCCCATCGGCGGCAACGCCAGCCACGAATTCATGGTTCCTTCCCCCACCGGTGAAGACACGATTCTCGCCTCCGACAAGGGCAACTACGCCGCGAATATGGAAAAGTGCGAGACGGGTCCGCGCCAGTCGGACCTCGCCGCCGCGCCGACCGGTGAACTCGAAAAGCTGCACACGCCCGGCTGTCCGGGCATCGAAGATGTCTGCGCGTTTTTCAAGAAGAACCTCGGCACGAAACTCAAGACGCAGAACATGCTCAAGACGCTCGTGTGCAAGGGCGACGGCCGATGGATCGTCGCCGTCGTGCGCGGCGACCACGACCTCAACGAAGCCAAAGTCAAAGCCGCTTGCGGCTTGGCAGCCCTCCAGCTCGCCGATGAGCGAGAAGCGCGCGATGCCGGTTTCGCCATCGGTTTCGTCGGCCCGCACGTCGCCGTCGGAAGGCATGACATCACGCTCGTCGTCGACCCCGATGCCGCGCAGGGCGGGTTCTGGGTCACCGGCGCCAACGAAACCGATCATCACGTCAAACACTTCAACTGGCAGCGCGAAGTCGTCGCCGCCGGCGTCGAAGTCAAAGTCGCCGACATCCGCAACGCCATGCACGGCGACCCGTCGCCGAAAAACGACGGCGGCGTCCTGCAGGCGTCGCAGGGCATCGAAGTCGGTCACGTGTTCAAACTCGGCTGCAAGTATTCCGAGGCGCTGGGGCTGACGGTGCTTGACGAGAATCAGCAGACCCGGAGCGTCATCATGGGCTGCTACGGCATCGGCGTGAATCGGATTCTGGCGGCGGCGCTGGAGTCGGAAGCGGGGCATGACGAAGGCGGGATCATCTGGCCGATGGCGATCGCGCCGTATCAGGTGATCCTCACGCCGGTGCGCTATGAGGGGCAGACGAAGGATGTCGTCGATGCGCTGTACGAGAAGCTGACGGCGGCGGGGATCGACGTGTTGCTCGATGATCGCGATGAGCGGCCGGGCGTGAAGTTCAAGGACGCGGACCTGATCGGCATCCCGCTGCGCCTGACGATCGGCGACAAGGGCCTCGCCGCCCCCGGAGGCGCCGAAATCGAATTCAAACCCCGCACGGCCGAGAAACCCGAGATGATCAAAGTCGACGACGCGGCGGACAAGGCGATCGCGTTCGTCCGAGCCGCAATGGAAAACGGAAAATGA